Genomic DNA from Chitinispirillales bacterium:
GGAGCGCGGATTTGAGTCGGTCCGAAACGCAAATGAGAGGAAGTAAGCGTTCCCGCTTTTTTGCTGTCATATTCAAAATATCCCTGTGCGAATTTATCTGTTCCGTCAGCGATGATTTTAATCGTATTTTTGTTTGCGCCGACCGTTCCGTCCGAGCCGAGTCCGTAGAAAATAGCGCGATAAGTTTCGTTTCCTTCTGTCGTGAAATTTGCGTCGTATTGAAGCGAAGTTCCGGTAACGTCATCATTAATTCCGACTGTGAAGTGATTTTTCGGTTCTTTTTTGTCGAGATTGTCAAAAACCGCTTTCACCATTCCCGGAGTAAATTCCGCCGAACCCAAACCATAGCGTCCGCCGACTATACGCGGATATTCGCCAAATTTCTTTATTCCCAGTTCTTCCGCTTCGCCGATTGCGATTTTTACCGCCATATATAGCGGCTCGCCGATACTTCCAGGCTCTTTTGTTCTGTCTAAAACAGCGATTTTTTTAACGGTTGCAGGCAGCGCTTCAACAAACGCTTTTGCGTCAATCGGATGGAACAGACGAACTTTAAGAACACCGATTTTTTCGCCTTTTGAAGTCAAACAATCGACGACTTCGTGAGTCGTTTCGCAGGCGGAACCCATAACAACTATCACTTTTTCAGCGTCTTTTGCACCGACATAGTCGTAAAGTTTGTATTGACGTCCGACGATTTTTGCGAACTTATCCATCTGCTTTTGGACAATTTCAGGAAGAGCCGTATAATATTTGTTTACGGTTTCACGTCCGGTAAAATATACGTCGGGATTTTGTGAAGTTCCCGCAATCATAGGTCTGTCTGGAGAAAGTCCTCTTTGTCTGTGAGCGCGAACCAAGTTATCGTCAATCATAGCGCGCATATCGTCAAACGACAATTCTTCTATTTTCTGGACTTCATGCGAAACCCTAAACCCGTCGAAGAAATGAATAAACGGGATTCTGCTTTCAAGAGTCGCCGCCTGAGAAATAAGCGCAAAATCCATCGCTTCTTGAACGCTTGCCGAAGCCAGCATTGCAAAACCCGTTTGACGGCACGCCATAACGTCGGAATGGTCGCCGAAAATGTTAAGCCCTTGCATAGCCAGCGCACGCGCCGAAATGTGGAATACTGTCGGAGTCAATTCTCCTGCGATTTTGTACATATTAGGAATCATAAGTAACAATCCCTGCGAAGCCGTAAACGTAGTAGTCAAAGCGCCTGTCGCCAACGCTCCGTGAACCGCTCCCGAAGCGCCGCCTTCGGATTGCAACTCCGCCACGTGAGGAACGTTTCCCCAAATATTTTTTTCACCTCTTGCGGACTTTTCATCCGAAATTTCCCCCATCGGCGATGATGGAGTAATTGGGTAAATTGCAATAATTTCATTTGTGGCGTGAGCCACGTGCGCTACCGCAGAATTACCATCGTGCGGAACTTTTTTTCTTGAAACGGTCATAAAAAATCTCCCTTAAAAGTGTGTATTTTTGTTCGTATCAATCATAAAATACTAAATGCCGTCAAAACATTTATAGTAAAAAATCCAAATTATCCTTTTATCCGTTCTGCTAATTCTTCAAGTTCTTTTTCGTATTTACTCCAATCGTTTTTCGGCTCTTTTGCTACGCCGCTTTCGACAGCCGCTTTTGCCACCGCCAAACTTACATCGACTAATACGCGCGGATCAAGCGGTTTTGGAATGATATAATCCTTTCCGTATTCCATTTTGCTTGCATTATACGCCTGCAATACCGAGTATGGGACATCACCTTTTTTTGCCAAATTCGCAAGCGCAAATGTCGCTGCGAGTTTCATTTTTTCGTTAATATCGCAAGCGCAAACGTCTAACGCTCCGCGAAAAATAAACGGAAACCCTAAAACGTTATTTACCTGATTTGGATAATCGCTTCGTCCGGTCGCCATTATACAGTCTGGATTTGCATCTTTTGCGTCGTCGTAACTGATTTCCGGATCGGGATTTGCCATAGCGAAAATTATCGGCTTTTTATCCATTGATTTTATCATTTCTTTACTTACTAAACCACCTGCGGAAAGTCCGGCGAAACAATCGGCGTTCTCCATTGCGTCTTCAAGCGTACGTGCGGAGGTTTCTACGGCAAATTCTTCTTTTGGAGTACCTGCAATATCGGTGCGTCCTTTGTAAATGACGCCTTTCCTGTCACACATTATTAAATTTTCTTTTTTTACGCCAAGCGCAATATAATGTTTTGCGCAACTTGTTCCCGCCGCGCCGGTTCCACTGAAAACGACTTTAATTTTTGAAATATCTTTCCCCTGCAGTTCTACAGCGTTAAGCAGCGCCGCACCGGAAATTATCGCCGTTCCGTGCTGGTCGTCGTGAAAAACCGGAATACTCATTCGTTTTTTTAGTTCTCTTTCTATATAAAAGCAATCAGGCGCACAAATATCTTCCAAATTTATTCCGCCGAAAGT
This window encodes:
- the nifJ gene encoding pyruvate:ferredoxin (flavodoxin) oxidoreductase; translation: MTVSRKKVPHDGNSAVAHVAHATNEIIAIYPITPSSPMGEISDEKSARGEKNIWGNVPHVAELQSEGGASGAVHGALATGALTTTFTASQGLLLMIPNMYKIAGELTPTVFHISARALAMQGLNIFGDHSDVMACRQTGFAMLASASVQEAMDFALISQAATLESRIPFIHFFDGFRVSHEVQKIEELSFDDMRAMIDDNLVRAHRQRGLSPDRPMIAGTSQNPDVYFTGRETVNKYYTALPEIVQKQMDKFAKIVGRQYKLYDYVGAKDAEKVIVVMGSACETTHEVVDCLTSKGEKIGVLKVRLFHPIDAKAFVEALPATVKKIAVLDRTKEPGSIGEPLYMAVKIAIGEAEELGIKKFGEYPRIVGGRYGLGSAEFTPGMVKAVFDNLDKKEPKNHFTVGINDDVTGTSLQYDANFTTEGNETYRAIFYGLGSDGTVGANKNTIKIIADGTDKFAQGYFEYDSKKAGTLTSSHLRFGPTQIRAPYLITKANFVACHNFSFLPKYDMLKNAMEGGTFLLTSEYSADEVWTKIPGRVQKQIVDKKLKFYVIDAIKIAEQLGLGARINTIMQVAFFKISQVMEEKKAIEAIKYAIQKTYGKKGEKIVKMNNDAVDAGLTQIHEVKYGGVTNSIEDIAGVPANAPAFVKEVTQQLLRQQGTNVKVSQMPDDGKWITGTTQYEKRNIAVEVPVWNNEPKACIQCNNCSFVCPHAAIRPKVYDADLLKSAPKTFKSADAIGKEFEGKKFTVQIAVEDCTGCGLCVEVCPMKGKTDPIKMQHQLPIREQEIQNYDFFLSKLPDVDASTLKLDSVKGSQFVKPLFEYSGACAGCGETAYVKLLTQLFGDRLIIGNATGCSSIYGGNLPTTPYTKRADGRGPTWCNSLFEDNAEFAFGMRMTVDKFNERAKEWANDFLSCKENNAE
- a CDS encoding NAD-dependent malic enzyme encodes the protein MFTKDEALNYHESGRRGKIEVTATKPCRTQKDLSLAYTPGVAEPCREIQKNPKLANRYTARQNLVAVITNGTAVLGLGDIGALAGKPVMEGKAVLFKRFADIDVFDLELNTRDKDKFIEAVMLMEPTFGGINLEDICAPDCFYIERELKKRMSIPVFHDDQHGTAIISGAALLNAVELQGKDISKIKVVFSGTGAAGTSCAKHYIALGVKKENLIMCDRKGVIYKGRTDIAGTPKEEFAVETSARTLEDAMENADCFAGLSAGGLVSKEMIKSMDKKPIIFAMANPDPEISYDDAKDANPDCIMATGRSDYPNQVNNVLGFPFIFRGALDVCACDINEKMKLAATFALANLAKKGDVPYSVLQAYNASKMEYGKDYIIPKPLDPRVLVDVSLAVAKAAVESGVAKEPKNDWSKYEKELEELAERIKG